From Corticium candelabrum chromosome 13, ooCorCand1.1, whole genome shotgun sequence, a single genomic window includes:
- the LOC134188559 gene encoding uncharacterized protein K02A2.6-like: MAKGSWLELQVDIFGELVIQPRDHRFLIVVHDLYSKWPEIRSTAQVRASDVISFMEDLFVRWGLLVSITTDNGPQFRSHEFKQWLKGHGVRHVTIPLYHPQGNAGVERLNQVIKQVLKAQLAGEKSMVDALRYILFHYRTTPHSVTGKSPAEQMVGRKLRQPLSQLLPPYWKEDSGAESTNRQIRNKEQARKVEQRQQQTKQYKDHRRRAQPSHFQPGTWVRVKRPVQGHKLRGILSMPL, translated from the coding sequence ATGGCCAAGGGATCGTGGCTCGAGCTTCAGGTTGATATCTTCGGTGAATTAGTTATACAACCACGAGATCATCGATTTCTTATAGTTGTGCATGATCTTTATTCAAAATGGCCGGAAATTCGCTCAACCGCTCAGGTACGAGCATCGGATGTTATTTCCTTCATGGAGGATCTATTTGTCAGATGGGGTTTGCTGGTTTCCATCACTACAGATAATGGACCCCAATTCAGATCTCACGAGTTCAAGCAATGGTTGAAGGGTCACGGCGTTCGACACGTTACCATTCCCCTGTATCATCCACAGGGTAATGCGGGTGTGGAGAGGCTTAACCAGGTGATTAAGCAAGTCTTAAAGGCACAGCTGGCAGGAGAGAAATCTATGGTCGACGCACTGAGGTATATACTATTTCATTACAGAACGACACCTCACTCTGTCACAGGGAAATCTCCAGCGGAGCAGATGGTAGGACGTAAGTTACGACAACCGTTGTCACAGCTACTACCGCCATACTGGAAAGAGGACTCAGGAGCAGAGTcgaccaacagacaaataagaaataaagAACAAGCACGGAAGGTGGAGCAGCGTCAACAACAAACGAAGCAGTATAAGGATCATAGGCGGAGAGCTCAACCCTCTCACTTTCAGCCTGGTACCTGGGTTCGGGTAAAGCGACCAGTCCAAGGACACAAACTGAGGGGCATCTTGTCAATGCCACTTTAG
- the LOC134188558 gene encoding von Willebrand factor-like, producing the protein MTRCICLEGHVACTEKACPVLPSLLCLNGKEYRECGTACPQTCQKGPLICTLQCVRGCFCPRALVEHDGQCIKPSKCPRQETSCDQLRNNQTTTCRGLIGCFVTSCEPDGSFSSQQCHPSTGYCWCVDDSGNKLEGTDTAPYLVSTLDCMKPVVAVQTPTKATPTPSPSVCPMNKTFGCGSACPLTCSYPSVRTCTKECVFDCNCPRGFLDAGDVCVTENSCPGEGSRARCRATDGLKQQMVAFRCKPKEKGGKKYTTTMPIAVAERCTLASKFQTVWNFEAKLA; encoded by the exons ATGACACGTTG TATTTGTCTTGAAGGCCATGTTGCATGTACAGAGAAGGCATGTCCAGTGTTACCTTCGCTGTTGTGTCTAAATGGCAAAGAGTACAGAGAGTGTGGCACCGCGTGCCCACAGACCTGTCAAAAAGGGCCGTTGATTTGCACTCTTCAGTGTGTACGTGGCTGCTTTTGTCCACGTGCTCTTGTAGAACACGATGGTCAATGCATCAAGCCAAGCAAGTGTCCACGACAAG AGACATCCTGCGATCAGTTGAGGAACAATCAGACAACTACATGTCGTGGACTCATCGGTTGCTTTGTCACTTCTTGTGAACCCGATGGCTCATTCAGTAGTCAACAGTGTCATCCATCAACTG GTTACTGCTGGTGTGTGGATGATTCTGGTAACAAATTGGAAGGTACAGATACCGCTCCATATCTTGTCTCAACACTGGATTGCATGA AACCAGTTGTTGCTgtacaaacaccaacaaaagCCACACCAACTCCtagtccatctgtttgtcccaTGAATAAAACGTTTGGTTGTGGATCAGCTTGCCCGCTTACTTGCTCTTATCCAAGTGTGAGGACGTGCACGAAAGAATGTGTTTTCGACTGCAATTGTCCACGCGGTTTTTTGGATGCTGGCGATGTATGTGTCACTGAAAATAGTTGCCCAG GTGAAGGTTCAAGAGCACGGTGTCGCGCTACGGATGGATTGAAGCAGCAAATGGTGGCATTTCGGTGTAAGCCTAAAGAGAAAGGAGGCAAAAAGTATACGACCACTATGCCAATTGCTGTGGCTGAAAG GTGTACCTTAGCCTCAAAGTTtcagacggtctggaacttcgaggctaagCTGGCCTAA